From Drosophila virilis strain 15010-1051.87 chromosome X, Dvir_AGI_RSII-ME, whole genome shotgun sequence, the proteins below share one genomic window:
- the Inx2 gene encoding innexin inx2, which produces MFDVFGSVKGLLKIDQVCIDNNVFRMHYKATVIILIAFSLLVTSRQYIGDPIDCIVDEIPLGVMDTYCWIYSTFTVPERLTGVTGRDVVQPGVGSHVDGEDKVKYHKYYQWVCFVLFFQAILFYVPRYLWKSWEGGRLKMLVMDLNSPIVNDDCKNDRKKILVDYFMGNLNRHNFYAFRFFVCEALNFVNVIGQIYFVDFFLDGEFSTYGSDVLKFTEMEPDDRIDPMAKVFPKVTKCTFHKYGPSGSVQKFDGLCVLPLNIVNEKIYVFLWFWFIILSILSGISLVYRIAVVVGPKLRHLLLRARSRLAESEEVEKVANRCNIGDWFLLYQLGKNIDPLIYKEVIGDLYREMGGDGQSPQKQPFEA; this is translated from the coding sequence ATGTTTGATGTATTCGGCTCCGTCAAGGGGCTACTGAAAATCGATCAGGTCTGCATCGATAACAATGTGTTCCGCATGCACTACAAGGCAACGGTTATCATCCTGATCGCCTTCTCATTGCTGGTCACCTCGCGTCAATATATTGGCGATCCGATTGATTGCATTGTGGATGAGATACCGTTGGGCGTTATGGACACCTATTGCTGGATCTATTCAACGTTTACGGTGCCGGAACGATTGACGGGCGTCACCGGGCGCGATGTGGTGCAGCCCGGCGTTGGCTCCCATGTGGATGGCGAGGATAAGGTCAAGTACCACAAGTACTATCAGTGGGTGTGCTTTGTGCTGTTCTTCCAGGCGATACTGTTCTATGTGCCCCGCTACCTGTGGAAGTCGTGGGAGGGCGGACGACTCAAGATGCTGGTCATGGATCTCAACAGTCCCATTGTGAACGATGACTGCAAGAACGATCGCAAAAAGATACTGGTCGATTATTTTATGGGCAATCTGAATCGTCACAATTTCTATGCGTTCCGTTTCTTTGTGTGCGAAGCTCTCAATTTTGTGAATGTCATCGGTCAAATCTATTTTGTGGACTTCTTTCTGGATGGCGAGTTCAGCACGTACGGCAGCGATGTGCTCAAGTTTACCGAAATGGAGCCGGACGATCGCATCGATCCCATGGCAAAGGTCTTTCCCAAGGTCACCAAATGCACCTTCCACAAATACGGTCCGTCGGGCAGCGTACAAAAGTTTGACGGCTTGTGCGTGCTGCCGCTGAACATTGTGAACGAGAAGATCTATGTGTTCCTCTGGTTCTGGTTCATCATTCTGAGCATCTTGTCTGGCATATCGTTGGTTTATCGCATTGCCGTTGTGGTCGGACCCAAGCTGCGTCATCTGCTGCTGCGCGCACGTTCCCGTCTCGCCGAGAGCGAGGAGGTCGAGAAGGTGGCCAACAGGTGCAACATTGGCGATTGGTTCCTGCTCTATCAGTTGGGCAAGAATATCGATCCCCTCATCTACAAGGAGGTGATAGGGGATCTCTATCGTGAAATGGGCGGCGACGGTCAAAGTCCGCAGAAGCAGCCGTTCGAGGCCTAA